One genomic window of Halococcus sediminicola includes the following:
- a CDS encoding DUF3179 domain-containing protein yields MDRRRCLAALATGVPAFAGCAGLVGRPDAGRASPTAAAARGEGNTTGTSANQGEVSLPVPKSDLQRGAAKDGIPAIVDPRFGTDWSDFSTTASNREGVEYRSDPTLDPEERVVGVERGGRARAYPLAVLNWHEIVNDDFGGPLLVTYCPLCGSGLTAERTVDGEEIVFGVSGYLWNSDLVMYDRATDSLWSQIMATAIRGPKTGQTLSLVPSTLTTWGAWTDSHPDTEVLLPPPVSGTIGGPTSRDYESNPYVGYDESRRIGIGGESYAGERHPKTEVIGISTGTAVRAYPFDAVRGAGVVNDRVGDLPVVITVAPGASLVAYERRVDGELMEFGPAGDGHLRAGGSRWERTTGRAVDGPHGGTRLERANDASPMFLFAWRDFHPDTELYGA; encoded by the coding sequence ATGGACCGACGACGCTGTCTCGCGGCGCTCGCGACGGGAGTGCCCGCCTTTGCGGGCTGTGCGGGTCTCGTCGGTCGGCCGGACGCGGGCCGCGCGTCGCCGACGGCAGCGGCCGCTCGGGGCGAGGGGAACACCACGGGAACCAGTGCGAACCAAGGAGAAGTCTCGCTGCCGGTCCCGAAGAGCGACCTCCAGCGCGGTGCGGCGAAGGACGGCATCCCGGCGATAGTCGACCCGCGATTCGGCACCGACTGGAGCGACTTCTCGACGACGGCCAGCAATCGGGAGGGCGTCGAGTACCGATCGGACCCGACGCTCGACCCGGAGGAACGGGTCGTCGGCGTCGAGCGCGGTGGCCGAGCGCGCGCCTACCCGCTCGCCGTCCTCAACTGGCACGAGATCGTCAACGACGACTTCGGTGGTCCGCTGTTGGTCACCTACTGTCCGCTCTGTGGGAGCGGCCTGACCGCCGAGCGAACGGTCGACGGCGAGGAGATCGTCTTCGGGGTGTCGGGCTACCTCTGGAACTCCGATTTAGTGATGTACGACCGCGCGACCGACAGTCTGTGGAGTCAGATCATGGCGACCGCCATTCGCGGGCCGAAAACGGGACAAACGCTCTCGCTCGTGCCGTCGACGCTGACGACGTGGGGTGCGTGGACCGATAGCCACCCTGATACAGAAGTGTTGCTCCCGCCGCCGGTCTCGGGAACCATCGGTGGTCCGACGTCGCGCGATTACGAGTCGAACCCCTACGTGGGCTACGACGAGTCCCGGCGCATCGGTATCGGCGGCGAGAGCTACGCCGGGGAACGCCACCCGAAGACGGAGGTCATCGGCATCAGCACAGGGACGGCGGTGCGGGCCTATCCGTTCGACGCCGTGCGAGGGGCGGGCGTCGTCAACGACCGCGTCGGCGACCTGCCCGTAGTGATTACGGTCGCGCCGGGCGCGAGTCTCGTCGCCTACGAGCGGCGAGTCGACGGCGAACTCATGGAATTCGGGCCGGCCGGCGACGGCCATCTGCGTGCCGGCGGGTCGCGCTGGGAGCGCACGACGGGTCGGGCAGTCGATGGACCCCACGGAGGCACACGGCTGGAGCGGGCCAACGACGCCTCGCCGATGTTCCTGTTCGCGTGGCGTGACTTCCATCCCGACACGGAACTCTACGGCGCGTGA